The Dehalococcoidia bacterium nucleotide sequence CCCGTACACCTCCGGCGACCTGCACATCGGCCATTGGTACGCCTTGGCTCCCTCCGACGTCCACGCCCGCTTCAAGCGCATGCAGGGCTTCAATGTCGTGCACCCCATCGGCTTCGACTCCTTCGGCCTGCCCGCGGAGAACGCGGCCATCAAGCGAAACATCCATCCGTTCAAGTGGACGATGGACAACGTCGTCAACATGCGTCGCCAGCTCCGCACGCTGGGCGCCGTGTACGACTGGTCGCGCGAGGTCATCACCTGCCTCCCTGAGTACTATCGCTGGAACCAGTGGCTGTTCCTCCAGTTCCTCAAGAACGGCCTGGCCTACCGGGCGAAGGCTCCGGCCAACTGGTGCGATAGCTGCAAAACCGTGCTGGCCAACGAGCAGGCTGTCAACGGCGCGTGCGAGCGCTGCGACGGCCCCGTCGTCCAGCGCGACCTGGAGCAGTGGTTCTTCCGCATCACCAAATACGCCGAGCAATTGCTGGACTTCAGCGGGCTTGCTGATTGGCCGGAGCAGGTCGTCGTGGCGCAGCGCAACTGGATCGGGCGCAGCGTGGGCGTGGAGATCGGCTTCGGGCTGGACGCGCCGGGCGTCGCGGACAAGGAGCTGCGGGTGTTCACCACGCGCCCGGACACCATCATGGGCGTGACGTTCATGGTGCTGGCGCCGGAGCACCGGCTGGTGGCCGGGCTGACCACCGCCGACCGCCGCGCCGAGGTGCAGGCGTACGTGGAGCGCACACGCCGCGCGACGGAGATCGAGCGCCTGTCCGCGGAGCGGGAGAAGACGGGCGTCTTCACCGGCGCGTACTGCGTCAACAAGCTGAACGGCGACCGCGTGCCCATCTTCATCGCGGACTACGCGCTGGCGTGGTACGGCACGGGCGCGGTCATGGGCGTGCCCGCGCACGACGAGCGCGACTTCGCCTTCGCGAAGAAGTACAGCCTGCCCGTCAAGGTGGTCATCGCCCCGTCCGGCTGGCGCGGCGGCGAGGAGCTGACGCAGGCGTACATCGAACCGGGGACGATGGTCAACTCCGGCCAGTTTGACGGTGTGTCCAGCGCGAAGGGGTGGCAGGCCATCGCCGACCACATCGAGCAGAACGGCCTGGGACGCCGCGTGGTCACGTACCGCCTGCGGGACTGGCTCATCTCCCGCCAGCGGTACTGGGGCACGCCCATACCCATCGTGTACTGCAAGGCGTGCGGCATCGTGCCCGTGCCGGAGGACAAGCTGCCCGTGCTGCTGCCGGAGGACGCCGCGTTCAAGCCGACGGGCGAGTCGCCGCTGGGCTATCACCAGACGTTCGTCAACACGGCGTGCCCGACGTGCGGCAAGCCCGCGCGCCGCGAGAGCGACACGATGGACACGTTCGTGGACTCGGCATGGTACCACATGCGCTACACTAGCCCCCACTACGACAAGGGCATGGTGGACCCCGTCGCCAGCAAGAAGTGGCTGCCCGTTGACCAGTACACCGGCGGCGCGGAGCACGGCACCAAACACCTGCTGTACGCCCGTTTCATCGCCAAGGCGCTGCACGACCTGGGCGTCGCGCACTTCAATGAGCCTTACCTGCGCCTCTTCTGCCAGGGCATCATCCTGGGCGAAGACCACGAGAAGATGAGCAAGAGCCGGGGCAACGTGGTCAACCCTGACGAATTCGTCTCCACGCTCGGCGCGGACGCCGTCCGCTGCTACCTGATGTTCCTCGGCCCGTGGGAGCAGGGCGGCCCGTGGAGCACGCAGGGCATCATGGGCATCTCCCGCTGGCTGGGCCGCGTGTGGGACATCGCCACGCGCAACTCGAACGAATTCGCCACGAATGGCGCTTCGGCTGACTCGGTGGCGGAGCGCGAACTTGTCCACTGGATGCACAAGACCATCAAGCGCGTGAGCCTGGACATCGAGAGGTTCCGCTTCAACACGATGATCGCGGCGCTGATGGAGTACTGCAACTACCTGAACAAAGTCTGGGAGGCAAAGGCTGTCTCCGCCGCGTCGTGGCGGAAGGCGGTGGAGACGCTGCTGCTGCTGCTGGCGCCGTCCGCGCCGCACATGGCGGAGGAGCTGTGGGAGCGGAATGGCCGCGCGTACTCCATCCACAACCAGCGCTGGCCCGCGTGGGACGAGGCGCTGACCGCGGAGGACGTCATCACGCTGGTGGTGCAGGTGAACGGCAAGGTGCGCGACAAGCTCTCCGCGCCCGCGGGCATCACGCGGGAAGAGGCGCAGAAGCTGGCGCTTGCGAGCGACAAGGTGAAGCAGCACATCGAGGGCAAGAGCATCGCGAACGTGGTGTACGTGCCCGGCAAGCTGGTCAACGTCGTGGCGAAGTAGAGCGCGACGGCCTCGTGTCGCGCGACCACTCACGCCCCAACGGGCTCGCCGCGAGCATCGGTTTAATCATGTCTTGTGAAGCGGGATAAGCTCCGTGGCTGAACATCGGAAAGAACAACGCCGGCGTCAAGGGTATGCCGTCAGCCGCCCTCTCATGCCTGCTAGTTACGGCGTTGCTCCACCGCACATCGGTGGGATGATCGCCTGGACGGCTTTGTGTGATCGCCTGACGAGTGAGCGCAACTACTGGGTAGCGACAACACGTCCTGATGGACGGCCACATGTGATGCCGGTGTGGGGCATCTGGCTGGACGGAATGTTCTACTTTTCAACGGACGCGGCTTCACGCAAAGGCCGCAACCTTGCCAACAATCCCCATGCCTCTGTCCATCTTGAGAGTGGTGATGACGTGGTGATCCTTGAAGGCAGAGTGGAGGAGGTTACAGATCCGGCGCTTCTCAATCGCTTCGCGGACATGTACGAGGCAAAATATCAGTTCCGGCCTGACGTGAACGCCGCTGCGTCGAAGGTGTACGGTCTGCGACCCAAGATTGCTTTTGCATGGAAGGAGAAAGACTTCCCCCGAACTGCAACACGTTGGTCTCTTAAAGGCACCTGATCCTATTCGGTCCGCTCATCCTGAGCCTGTCGAAGGATGAGCGTTTTGCGGGAGATATCGCTTGCCTCGTGGCAAACAGCGCGCACCATCTCGCGTCACCACTGTCCTCGACCTCGTCGGCAACATGCCGCTGGTGGAGTTGCCGTGCCTCAGCCCCAAGCCCGGCGTGCGCATCTTCGCCAAGCTGGAGGGGCAGAACCCGTCCGGCAGCGTCAAGGACCGCGTCGCGCTGGCGCTCGTCGAGGCGGCGGAGCGTCGCGGCGACCTGAAGCCCGGCGCCACCATCGTCGAGGCGAGCAGCGGCAACACCGCCATCGCGCTGGCGATGGTCGGCAAGCAGAAGGGCTACGGCGTCCACGTCGTCATCCCGGAGGGCGTCGCGCCCAGCATCAAGGACATCCTTGAGCTGTACGGCGTGAGCATCACCTGGTGCGAGCCGCGCGGCGGCATGAAGGGCGCGGTTGACCTGGCGCAGCGGATGGCGGAGGAGCGCGGCTACTA carries:
- a CDS encoding pyridoxamine 5'-phosphate oxidase family protein; translated protein: MAEHRKEQRRRQGYAVSRPLMPASYGVAPPHIGGMIAWTALCDRLTSERNYWVATTRPDGRPHVMPVWGIWLDGMFYFSTDAASRKGRNLANNPHASVHLESGDDVVILEGRVEEVTDPALLNRFADMYEAKYQFRPDVNAAASKVYGLRPKIAFAWKEKDFPRTATRWSLKGT
- the leuS gene encoding leucine--tRNA ligase, coding for MSPDSVSQGKPRLTPSERYSPPEIERKWLARWTADNLYAARDDDPRPKWYALTMFPYTSGDLHIGHWYALAPSDVHARFKRMQGFNVVHPIGFDSFGLPAENAAIKRNIHPFKWTMDNVVNMRRQLRTLGAVYDWSREVITCLPEYYRWNQWLFLQFLKNGLAYRAKAPANWCDSCKTVLANEQAVNGACERCDGPVVQRDLEQWFFRITKYAEQLLDFSGLADWPEQVVVAQRNWIGRSVGVEIGFGLDAPGVADKELRVFTTRPDTIMGVTFMVLAPEHRLVAGLTTADRRAEVQAYVERTRRATEIERLSAEREKTGVFTGAYCVNKLNGDRVPIFIADYALAWYGTGAVMGVPAHDERDFAFAKKYSLPVKVVIAPSGWRGGEELTQAYIEPGTMVNSGQFDGVSSAKGWQAIADHIEQNGLGRRVVTYRLRDWLISRQRYWGTPIPIVYCKACGIVPVPEDKLPVLLPEDAAFKPTGESPLGYHQTFVNTACPTCGKPARRESDTMDTFVDSAWYHMRYTSPHYDKGMVDPVASKKWLPVDQYTGGAEHGTKHLLYARFIAKALHDLGVAHFNEPYLRLFCQGIILGEDHEKMSKSRGNVVNPDEFVSTLGADAVRCYLMFLGPWEQGGPWSTQGIMGISRWLGRVWDIATRNSNEFATNGASADSVAERELVHWMHKTIKRVSLDIERFRFNTMIAALMEYCNYLNKVWEAKAVSAASWRKAVETLLLLLAPSAPHMAEELWERNGRAYSIHNQRWPAWDEALTAEDVITLVVQVNGKVRDKLSAPAGITREEAQKLALASDKVKQHIEGKSIANVVYVPGKLVNVVAK